One segment of Amycolatopsis alba DSM 44262 DNA contains the following:
- a CDS encoding cytochrome P450: MDDFFVLNDPADRVKALRDRELSSNPGGGAAETPNLLLMDGADHRRLRAVVKEVIALVEPLPDTLLADLRIAISPLKSSARFDLVADFARPVAARVTEAVLGTVEPLGETLLTNLSETAANLDVWSGGPGGADTAALRVAMFFLKATAIEGGGLALLREAHEADRITADELMITPVMLAHAAYENSMNFLALAGLELLSRPDALDDVRGLIHEIAPTRFAARRVTTPFSMAGKDFTTGDKLAIPLGPDAELAFGLGRHTCPGSRVAVAEGEVALRALAEILTPDHVAEDVRYKTHAVFHGVERAIVVRRT, translated from the coding sequence GTGGACGACTTCTTCGTGCTGAACGATCCGGCGGACCGCGTCAAAGCCCTGCGCGACCGCGAGCTCAGCTCGAATCCCGGTGGCGGCGCCGCCGAGACCCCGAACCTCCTGCTGATGGACGGCGCGGACCACCGGCGGCTGCGCGCGGTCGTCAAGGAGGTCATCGCCCTGGTCGAGCCCCTGCCGGACACCCTGCTCGCCGACCTGCGCATCGCGATTAGCCCGCTAAAGTCGAGTGCGCGGTTCGACCTGGTGGCCGACTTCGCCAGGCCCGTGGCGGCCAGGGTGACGGAAGCGGTGCTCGGCACGGTCGAGCCACTCGGCGAGACGCTGCTGACGAATCTGTCGGAGACCGCCGCGAACCTGGACGTCTGGTCGGGCGGGCCGGGCGGAGCCGACACCGCCGCGCTCAGGGTCGCGATGTTCTTCCTCAAAGCGACAGCCATCGAAGGCGGCGGGCTCGCGCTGCTCCGCGAAGCGCACGAAGCGGACCGCATCACCGCGGACGAGCTGATGATCACTCCGGTGATGCTCGCCCACGCGGCGTACGAGAACTCCATGAACTTCCTCGCTCTCGCCGGTCTCGAACTCCTAAGCCGCCCGGACGCCCTCGACGACGTACGCGGCCTGATCCACGAGATCGCCCCGACCCGCTTCGCCGCCCGCCGCGTGACCACACCGTTCTCCATGGCGGGCAAGGACTTCACAACCGGGGACAAACTGGCCATCCCGCTGGGCCCCGACGCCGAACTCGCGTTCGGCCTCGGACGGCACACCTGCCCCGGCTCCCGCGTCGCGGTCGCCGAGGGCGAAGTGGCGCTTCGTGCCCTTGCCGAGATCCTGACTCCCGACCATGTGGCCGAAGACGTGCGCTACAAGACGCACGCCGTCTTCCACGGTGTCGAGCG
- a CDS encoding fatty acyl-AMP ligase yields the protein MPRPEDVQVSGEVPEEVLRTPLVRRLLDRADVERPAYTHLDCSNRHEPVEDTLTWADLLVHVRAVAAKLREVIQPGDRVAITARQDLSYVVAFFGALYAGAVAVPLSAPDVRAHRERLVGVLNDCDADIWLTSDALVQRLTEFAEAEPVPAPREIVAVDTLPLDPADRSLPSPFSPEDPAYLQYTSGTTRAPAGVIITHRALSAACWQICDAYDVGEHTTCVGWIPFFHDMGLAQLLAGTMHSGGRTVFIAPLEFIRRPERWLLLMSAYPNTLTAAPNFAYDLVTEAVPEPKRAEYDLSTVSIALSGSEPVRAATVREFLAAYEPHGFPRGAFRPSYGLAEATVYVASGDSSGPVVTEVDGREVVEIGWPRGQRVRVVAPPDRDLPAKVETGGAGEIWVKGPNVAAGYWRRPELTAEVFDAELDGERGWLRTGDLGTIRNGRLSVTGRLKDLIIIDGRNHSPHDIEETVADAHPLLGPERVAAFAVDSDEGEGVVVVAERARKAPDFDEPDIARAATRAVAERHDVRLRAFFLVKPGGLPRTSSGKVARSAARTRYWTADGTESLHGS from the coding sequence ATGCCGCGGCCGGAGGATGTGCAAGTGTCAGGAGAAGTGCCCGAAGAAGTGCTGCGGACCCCGCTCGTGCGTCGCCTGCTCGATCGCGCCGACGTCGAGCGCCCCGCGTACACGCACCTCGATTGCTCGAACCGGCATGAGCCCGTCGAGGACACGCTGACCTGGGCCGATCTTCTCGTTCACGTCCGCGCCGTCGCGGCGAAGCTACGCGAGGTCATCCAGCCTGGAGACCGTGTCGCGATCACGGCACGCCAGGACCTTTCCTACGTCGTCGCGTTCTTCGGCGCGCTGTACGCCGGGGCCGTCGCGGTGCCACTGTCCGCTCCGGACGTCCGCGCTCACCGCGAGCGGCTCGTCGGGGTCCTCAACGACTGCGACGCCGACATCTGGCTCACCTCCGATGCCCTGGTCCAGCGGCTGACGGAGTTCGCCGAGGCCGAGCCGGTCCCGGCTCCCCGCGAGATCGTCGCCGTCGACACCCTGCCGCTGGACCCGGCGGACCGGTCCCTGCCGTCACCGTTCTCTCCCGAAGACCCCGCCTACCTGCAGTACACCTCCGGCACGACGCGGGCACCCGCCGGCGTGATCATCACGCATCGGGCGCTGTCGGCCGCGTGCTGGCAGATCTGCGACGCCTACGACGTCGGCGAGCACACGACGTGCGTCGGCTGGATCCCGTTCTTCCACGACATGGGGCTGGCGCAACTGCTCGCCGGGACGATGCACTCCGGCGGCCGGACGGTGTTCATCGCGCCGCTGGAATTCATCCGGCGCCCGGAGCGCTGGCTGCTGCTGATGTCGGCGTATCCGAACACGCTCACGGCTGCCCCGAACTTCGCATACGACCTGGTGACAGAGGCCGTGCCCGAGCCGAAACGCGCCGAGTACGACCTCTCGACGGTGTCGATCGCGCTCAGCGGCAGCGAACCGGTCCGGGCGGCGACCGTCCGGGAGTTCCTCGCCGCGTATGAACCCCACGGCTTCCCGCGGGGTGCTTTCCGGCCGTCCTACGGTCTGGCCGAAGCGACGGTCTACGTCGCCAGCGGCGATTCCAGCGGCCCGGTGGTGACCGAAGTGGACGGCCGCGAAGTCGTCGAGATCGGCTGGCCCCGTGGGCAGCGGGTCCGCGTCGTCGCCCCACCGGATCGCGATTTGCCCGCTAAAGTCGAAACGGGCGGGGCGGGCGAGATCTGGGTCAAGGGGCCCAACGTTGCGGCCGGATACTGGCGGCGTCCGGAGTTGACCGCCGAGGTGTTCGACGCCGAGCTCGACGGGGAACGAGGCTGGCTCCGCACCGGCGACCTGGGGACGATCCGGAACGGCAGGCTGTCGGTGACCGGACGCCTGAAGGACCTGATCATCATCGACGGCCGCAATCACAGCCCCCACGACATCGAAGAGACGGTCGCCGACGCCCACCCGCTTCTCGGGCCCGAGCGCGTCGCCGCCTTCGCGGTCGACAGCGACGAAGGCGAGGGGGTCGTCGTGGTCGCCGAGCGCGCTCGGAAGGCCCCCGACTTCGACGAACCCGATATCGCGCGGGCGGCCACCCGCGCCGTCGCCGAGCGGCACGACGTGCGCCTTCGTGCCTTCTTCCTGGTGAAACCCGGCGGGCTGCCGCGGACGTCCAGCGGCAAGGTCGCGCGTTCCGCGGCCAGAACGCGGTATTGGACCGCGGATGGGACAGAATCCCTCCATGGCAGCTGA
- a CDS encoding acyl carrier protein — translation MAADGSEYVDEIKALVCETFDVDPDTIDENTPFAEMGVDSRRRVRLLATVEVEFGIDIDLDELDRLVDIRGAATVLAEAVEAGAKPRKRGLPGFLRRNRLS, via the coding sequence ATGGCAGCTGACGGGAGCGAGTACGTCGACGAGATCAAGGCCCTCGTCTGCGAGACCTTCGACGTCGATCCGGACACCATCGACGAGAACACGCCCTTCGCCGAGATGGGGGTCGACTCGCGGCGCCGGGTCCGTCTCCTCGCGACGGTCGAAGTGGAGTTCGGCATCGACATCGACCTCGACGAGCTGGATCGCCTCGTCGACATCCGGGGCGCGGCGACCGTTCTCGCCGAAGCCGTCGAGGCAGGCGCGAAACCGCGAAAACGCGGTCTACCAGGCTTCTTGCGCCGAAATCGTTTGAGTTAG